Proteins found in one Paenibacillus borealis genomic segment:
- a CDS encoding DUF4179 domain-containing protein — protein sequence MKKSDYRTHDNVADEEMLMSLSGYDDHQMDEDFTGHVMEQIRQTEILPVSSGDMAEYTGNPGRRRFRHTVLWAGLGAAAIALAVLLFLLPNLSIPQQIQSAKSQRLLLLPSEWSDHHLLEAKKAGVVKLTDIEVTDQGYTLTLQEVVADPNRMILNLRITDAKGQPDEEMMSMFDITQLQLRNEEGLEIGDLQGINHMSTKLAPDKYRMEYLLLTYYFKGEQPGDTVFIEGKVHELMLDHKTNDRISGNWSFSYAADMTTANALTVNTDLSKYSYTTPQGLKILMKGITHSPAGAKIEFSTLLKDELASQVPENRRVNLGVRYHFENAKGQIVGSLINSKYSGMSEMYRVGHDLQLNWIYYLTELPYLSEPIYFVLDGFSIPVKSDDSLTFNPALLKTEPAVFAAEGDVLNVNNIKITETQTLPGLSAWMAVSGKFSNEFDMDKWMARDGNGTEYDVIRWGSYREGDLVSFGQSSENSDLVYLIVDGMKSIPKELTLIRTVTDKSFNDVDWSFELPGPAATSQ from the coding sequence ATGAAAAAATCGGATTACCGCACACACGATAATGTTGCAGATGAGGAAATGCTGATGTCTCTGTCCGGTTATGATGATCATCAGATGGATGAGGATTTCACGGGGCATGTTATGGAGCAAATCCGCCAGACGGAGATTTTGCCCGTTTCAAGCGGGGACATGGCTGAATATACCGGCAATCCCGGCCGCAGACGGTTCCGGCATACTGTACTATGGGCAGGCTTGGGTGCAGCTGCTATTGCACTGGCGGTCCTGTTGTTCCTGCTCCCGAACTTATCTATTCCACAGCAGATACAATCTGCCAAATCCCAGAGACTTCTCCTCTTGCCATCCGAATGGAGTGACCATCATCTGCTGGAAGCCAAGAAGGCCGGAGTTGTAAAGCTCACGGATATTGAGGTCACGGACCAAGGCTATACACTTACGCTTCAGGAAGTGGTCGCCGATCCAAACCGGATGATTCTGAATCTGAGAATTACCGATGCCAAAGGGCAGCCTGATGAGGAAATGATGTCCATGTTTGATATCACCCAGCTGCAGCTCCGCAACGAGGAAGGGCTTGAAATTGGAGACCTGCAGGGCATCAACCATATGAGTACTAAGCTCGCCCCCGATAAGTACAGGATGGAATATCTGCTGTTAACCTATTATTTCAAAGGAGAACAGCCCGGGGATACCGTATTCATTGAAGGGAAGGTTCATGAGCTGATGCTGGACCACAAGACCAATGATAGGATTTCGGGAAATTGGAGCTTCAGTTATGCTGCAGACATGACAACCGCCAATGCTCTGACAGTGAACACTGATTTGAGTAAATACAGCTATACCACACCTCAAGGGCTGAAAATTCTGATGAAAGGCATCACGCATTCTCCTGCCGGTGCCAAAATTGAATTTAGTACTCTCCTGAAGGATGAGCTGGCCTCCCAAGTTCCGGAGAACCGCAGGGTAAATCTGGGTGTCAGGTATCATTTTGAGAATGCCAAAGGTCAAATTGTCGGATCACTCATTAATAGTAAATATAGCGGAATGTCTGAGATGTACAGAGTCGGTCATGATCTCCAATTGAACTGGATTTATTACTTAACAGAACTTCCATATCTCAGCGAGCCAATTTATTTCGTACTCGACGGCTTCTCCATCCCTGTTAAATCGGATGATTCATTAACGTTCAATCCGGCGCTTCTGAAGACAGAGCCTGCTGTCTTTGCAGCAGAGGGCGATGTCTTGAATGTGAATAATATAAAGATCACTGAGACTCAGACCTTGCCGGGGCTGTCGGCCTGGATGGCTGTCAGCGGCAAATTCAGCAATGAATTCGATATGGACAAATGGATGGCCCGGGACGGCAATGGCACAGAGTATGATGTAATCCGTTGGGGTTCCTACCGGGAGGGAGATCTCGTTTCCTTTGGCCAGAGTAGTGAGAACTCTGATCTTGTGTATCTGATTGTTGACGGTATGAAATCCATCCCCAAGGAGCTGACGCTAATCCGCACAGTCACGGACAAGTCATTTAATGACGTCGACTGGAGCTTCGAGCTGCCGGGTCCGGCTGCAACTTCCCAATAA
- a CDS encoding LacI family DNA-binding transcriptional regulator, with amino-acid sequence MDITLEHIANKLGLSVSTVSRALNGSYGVHPRTVTRVQEAAATLGYVPNLGAKQLVTRTSNLVGVFMPEMEGESNREFEDIFASLRKALRLFQKDILIFSVPFRDYAPNSLSHWIRMRNLQGCIFMPPFSKEHPVIREVLKLQIPAVNLGSAVGPHCSLMGSDDLEGGRMAGAFLVEQGHRRIGYINGPEKVHICEARYQGFREALLSLAGIEHDASCIEIGDFSGSSGAGAILKLLDREPDLTAVCCANDLMAMGVIMELGRKGIKVPDDLSVIGYDGSFFTAYTNPPLTTIRHRYEEIGTLAAELLIEIMNGGAGRSLRLAPELIRRDTVIPFEG; translated from the coding sequence ATGGACATCACACTGGAGCATATTGCAAACAAGCTGGGATTATCCGTCAGTACGGTATCCAGAGCCTTGAACGGCAGCTACGGGGTGCATCCCCGAACCGTTACCCGGGTTCAAGAAGCGGCAGCAACGCTAGGGTATGTCCCGAATCTTGGCGCGAAGCAGCTGGTAACCCGTACCAGCAATCTGGTCGGGGTGTTCATGCCGGAGATGGAGGGGGAATCCAACCGGGAGTTTGAAGATATTTTTGCCTCCTTAAGAAAAGCTCTACGTTTGTTTCAGAAAGATATCCTGATCTTCTCTGTTCCTTTCCGGGATTATGCACCAAACAGCTTATCTCACTGGATAAGGATGCGTAATCTGCAGGGCTGTATATTTATGCCTCCGTTCTCCAAAGAGCATCCGGTCATCAGGGAGGTGCTGAAGCTGCAGATTCCCGCTGTCAATTTGGGTTCAGCTGTAGGTCCGCATTGTTCGCTGATGGGATCTGATGACCTTGAGGGCGGCCGGATGGCCGGTGCGTTTCTGGTGGAGCAGGGGCACCGGAGAATCGGCTATATCAATGGACCGGAGAAAGTACATATATGCGAAGCAAGGTATCAGGGGTTTCGCGAAGCTCTGCTCTCCCTGGCAGGAATTGAGCATGATGCTTCATGTATCGAAATCGGGGATTTCAGCGGAAGCAGCGGAGCAGGGGCAATACTTAAGCTGCTGGACAGAGAACCCGATCTTACGGCGGTATGCTGCGCCAATGACCTGATGGCTATGGGTGTTATTATGGAATTAGGCCGAAAGGGGATTAAGGTGCCTGATGATCTCTCGGTGATCGGCTATGATGGTTCTTTTTTCACCGCGTACACCAATCCGCCGCTTACCACCATCCGCCATCGTTACGAGGAGATAGGAACACTTGCTGCTGAATTGCTGATTGAAATCATGAATGGCGGTGCCGGAAGAAGTCTGCGGCTTGCCCCTGAGCTCATTAGACGGGATACAGTTATACCGTTTGAAGGTTAG
- a CDS encoding vWA domain-containing protein, protein MAGKGKTFIVLGLIAVSVFALVYFGISLTANLGKSKTEISAEDADKRLNKIYKDIHVNSSAPVKGQIDLDPSSVGDSLPDISKFPLSVDSTTDSYAEIFSSTEKSGSGNDGWLNEVAADFNSSSILVDGKPVSVKIRNIASGTAADYIRSGKYVPDGYTPSNELWGEMVKASGISAELVSERLAGNVAGVVMSRQKYDQLVGKYGSINVKTITDAIAANELAMGYTDPFASSTGLNFLVTALGTFESTDLLGDKAVQGFEKFQANVPFIASTTLQMRDAAKSGMLDAFVLEYQTYVNAADLTSGYVFTPFGVRHDSPLYALGDLPKEKLEIIRKFAEFAVQDKYQTAASDRGFNGLNDYKSELTPVDGSLLSSAQKLWKEKKDGSKPIAAVFVADVSGSMAGEPLNRLKESLLKGQKFLGKDNSIGFVSYSSDVTINLPIGKYDTNQQSMFVGAINSLQAAGGTATFDGMVVAMKMLKDELALHPEMKPLIFVLSDGETNEGHSLDEIRGLIESYKIPVYTIGYNANIKALESISSINEAANINADTEDVVYKIGNLLNVQM, encoded by the coding sequence ATGGCCGGGAAAGGCAAAACATTCATCGTACTTGGCCTCATCGCCGTGTCCGTCTTTGCGCTGGTCTATTTCGGAATCAGCCTGACCGCGAATTTGGGCAAATCCAAAACAGAGATTTCTGCGGAAGACGCGGACAAACGGTTGAATAAGATCTACAAGGATATTCATGTCAATAGTTCAGCTCCGGTAAAAGGGCAAATCGACCTCGACCCGTCTTCTGTCGGCGACTCTCTGCCGGATATCTCCAAGTTCCCGCTATCTGTGGACAGCACGACGGACAGTTACGCTGAAATCTTCTCCTCGACCGAGAAATCCGGCAGCGGCAATGACGGCTGGCTGAATGAAGTGGCAGCTGATTTCAACTCTTCCAGCATCCTGGTGGACGGCAAGCCCGTATCGGTCAAAATCCGTAATATCGCTTCAGGTACAGCCGCCGATTATATCCGGTCCGGCAAATATGTGCCTGACGGCTATACTCCGTCCAATGAGCTATGGGGCGAAATGGTCAAGGCTAGCGGCATCTCTGCGGAACTTGTATCTGAACGGCTGGCCGGCAATGTGGCCGGGGTGGTCATGAGCAGGCAGAAGTATGATCAGCTGGTCGGCAAATACGGCTCAATCAATGTGAAGACGATCACTGATGCCATTGCCGCCAATGAGCTGGCGATGGGCTACACCGATCCTTTTGCCAGTTCAACGGGGCTGAATTTCCTGGTGACTGCGCTTGGAACCTTCGAGAGTACGGATCTGCTTGGAGATAAAGCGGTTCAAGGCTTTGAGAAGTTCCAGGCTAATGTGCCTTTCATTGCTTCCACCACCCTGCAGATGCGGGATGCGGCGAAGTCGGGCATGCTGGATGCCTTTGTCCTGGAGTATCAGACCTATGTCAATGCGGCGGATCTGACAAGCGGTTATGTGTTTACACCCTTTGGGGTAAGGCATGACAGCCCGCTCTACGCACTGGGTGATTTGCCAAAAGAGAAGCTGGAGATCATCCGCAAGTTCGCCGAATTTGCCGTGCAGGACAAATACCAGACAGCAGCCTCGGACAGAGGCTTTAACGGTCTGAATGATTACAAGTCTGAGCTGACTCCGGTGGACGGCTCCCTCCTCTCCTCAGCCCAGAAGCTGTGGAAGGAGAAAAAAGACGGCAGTAAACCGATTGCCGCAGTATTCGTAGCTGATGTATCGGGCAGCATGGCCGGCGAACCGCTGAACCGGCTCAAGGAATCGCTGCTGAAGGGCCAGAAGTTTCTGGGCAAGGACAACAGCATCGGGTTTGTCTCCTACTCCAGTGATGTGACGATTAATCTGCCGATCGGCAAATACGACACCAATCAGCAGTCCATGTTCGTTGGGGCGATCAATAGCCTGCAGGCTGCCGGGGGGACGGCTACTTTTGACGGAATGGTCGTGGCCATGAAGATGCTGAAGGATGAGCTCGCGCTGCATCCGGAGATGAAACCGCTGATCTTCGTGCTTAGCGACGGGGAGACGAACGAAGGACATTCATTGGATGAGATCAGAGGATTGATTGAGAGCTACAAAATCCCCGTATATACAATTGGATATAACGCCAACATCAAGGCGCTGGAGAGCATTTCAAGCATCAACGAGGCTGCTAATATCAACGCAGACACAGAAGACGTGGTCTACAAAATCGGCAATCTGCTCAATGTACAAATGTAA
- a CDS encoding toxic anion resistance protein encodes MSFSMEIPSPEKLKSVIEEQVQPEPEEVTQLKEQALSNVSSILELDFESLEKRKAVLQSIDSFGMGTMRSSSEKNSLLQVSVGNLSKTGDEGGQVARGLTELHLQLKDLDPSAVDFAKSGFLGRFFHPLRNYFAKYQKADAVISDIILSLDKGKSVLKNDNTTLQIEQQTLRELTKRLKKEIQLGILMDQEIETQIEAAKQRSEDGDKIRFITEEVLFPLRQRVMDLQQMLVVNQQGIMAIEVVIRNNKELIRGVDRARNVTVSALKISVTVASALYNQKIVLKKIELLNQTTDNLISGTSKMLKDQGAAIHKQSLETSISADTLKQAFTDVLSALDSISTYKQEALPKMRETINQFRELADNGEQQIQRLEKGNVLGL; translated from the coding sequence ATGTCATTCTCAATGGAAATTCCCAGCCCTGAGAAGCTGAAATCAGTGATCGAAGAGCAGGTTCAGCCGGAGCCGGAGGAAGTTACGCAGCTGAAGGAACAGGCGCTCAGCAATGTGTCCAGTATTCTTGAGCTTGACTTTGAGTCCCTGGAGAAACGCAAAGCTGTGCTGCAGTCGATTGACAGCTTCGGGATGGGCACCATGCGCTCGTCTTCGGAGAAGAATTCACTCCTGCAGGTATCCGTAGGCAATCTGTCCAAGACCGGAGATGAAGGCGGCCAGGTCGCCAGAGGACTAACCGAGCTGCACCTGCAGCTGAAGGATCTGGACCCCAGTGCGGTGGATTTCGCCAAAAGCGGCTTCCTGGGCAGGTTCTTCCACCCCCTGCGTAATTATTTCGCCAAATATCAGAAAGCAGATGCGGTCATCTCCGATATCATTCTATCCCTGGATAAAGGCAAAAGCGTGCTGAAGAATGATAATACCACCTTACAGATTGAGCAGCAGACTCTGCGTGAGCTGACCAAAAGGCTGAAAAAGGAGATCCAACTAGGCATCCTGATGGATCAGGAGATCGAGACGCAGATTGAAGCGGCTAAGCAGCGCAGTGAAGACGGGGATAAAATCCGGTTCATCACGGAAGAAGTCCTCTTCCCCCTCCGTCAGCGGGTAATGGATCTGCAGCAGATGCTAGTGGTGAATCAGCAGGGCATCATGGCCATCGAAGTCGTCATCCGCAACAATAAAGAGCTGATCCGCGGTGTAGACAGGGCGAGGAATGTGACGGTATCGGCGCTCAAAATCTCGGTTACGGTCGCAAGCGCCTTATACAACCAGAAGATCGTGCTGAAGAAGATTGAGCTGCTGAACCAGACCACCGACAATCTGATCAGCGGCACCTCCAAAATGCTGAAGGATCAGGGCGCGGCCATCCACAAACAATCGCTCGAAACCAGCATTTCCGCCGACACCTTGAAGCAGGCTTTCACGGATGTCCTGTCTGCGCTCGATTCAATCAGCACCTACAAGCAGGAAGCCCTCCCCAAGATGCGGGAGACGATCAACCAGTTCCGGGAGCTGGCGGATAACGGTGAACAGCAGATCCAGCGGCTCGAAAAAGGCAACGTGCTCGGATTATAG
- a CDS encoding IS110 family transposase has product MDAIRECCAGLDVHNKTVVACILNGPLDHTPQKQISTFGTTTRELLRLQDWLIANRCQEVAMESTGVLWKPVWNVLESTCDIVLANARTIKNIPGRKTDMNDAFWIAKLHRCGLVQASVVLPEQLRDLRDWTRYRVKMVQAITAEKNRIHKLLQDGNIKLSSFITDVFGVSGRLLLEQLMNGEVLDEEQLRGLVKTKLKKKVPELMDALNGRVRRHHREMMRLHWDHLLYLEKQIEQVEARIECKLAPYAEELEWLDSIPGIERNTAAAIFAELGPEVHKRFETEEQLTSWAGVSPGNKESAGRKSKTKCLPGNKFLKRALTQAAWANEKSSNRIGQHFRRVRKRRGDKKACVATAHLLVKIIYSLMKNRSGYEEKDVPESTSKEKALAYYLKQIEKLGLTVQVTSPETS; this is encoded by the coding sequence ATGGATGCTATACGTGAATGCTGTGCGGGTCTCGATGTTCATAACAAAACGGTTGTCGCTTGTATTCTAAACGGACCGCTGGACCACACTCCCCAAAAGCAAATCTCGACGTTCGGAACGACAACGCGTGAATTATTGCGGCTTCAGGACTGGCTTATCGCGAATCGGTGTCAGGAGGTAGCGATGGAGAGTACAGGGGTATTATGGAAACCGGTCTGGAATGTACTCGAATCGACGTGCGACATCGTCTTGGCGAATGCTCGGACGATTAAAAACATTCCTGGACGAAAAACCGATATGAACGATGCCTTTTGGATTGCGAAACTCCACCGGTGCGGATTGGTTCAAGCCAGTGTGGTCCTGCCCGAGCAGTTGCGGGATCTGCGGGACTGGACCCGGTACCGGGTGAAAATGGTCCAAGCGATCACTGCCGAAAAGAATCGGATTCATAAACTGCTGCAAGATGGAAATATCAAATTGTCTAGTTTCATCACGGATGTCTTTGGCGTATCGGGCCGTTTGTTGCTGGAGCAGTTAATGAATGGCGAGGTGCTGGACGAAGAGCAGCTTCGCGGGCTCGTGAAGACAAAACTAAAGAAAAAGGTCCCTGAACTCATGGACGCGTTGAATGGACGTGTGCGTCGTCATCATCGGGAGATGATGCGGCTTCACTGGGATCATCTGTTGTATCTGGAGAAGCAAATCGAGCAAGTGGAAGCCCGGATTGAATGCAAGCTAGCCCCATATGCCGAAGAACTGGAGTGGCTCGATTCGATCCCTGGGATTGAACGCAATACGGCTGCGGCTATTTTTGCTGAACTCGGTCCGGAGGTTCATAAGCGTTTCGAAACGGAGGAACAATTGACGTCTTGGGCAGGCGTCAGCCCGGGAAACAAGGAAAGTGCAGGAAGGAAATCTAAAACGAAATGTCTGCCGGGAAACAAGTTTTTGAAACGCGCGTTAACCCAGGCGGCATGGGCCAATGAGAAATCCTCCAATCGTATCGGTCAGCACTTTAGGCGGGTTCGAAAGCGGCGTGGAGACAAAAAAGCGTGTGTAGCCACGGCACATTTACTGGTAAAGATTATTTACAGTTTAATGAAAAACAGATCTGGATACGAAGAAAAAGACGTGCCGGAGAGCACGTCCAAGGAAAAGGCGTTAGCTTATTACTTGAAACAAATCGAAAAGTTAGGCTTAACGGTTCAAGTGACGTCCCCCGAAACGAGCTGA
- a CDS encoding amidohydrolase family protein, translated as MVNNSQQQKAAVQSGALPSPEITAGAPAETEAPEATVNPAIAKQKELEALAAKYSGLGLIDAHNHDASGAKYLGMLYTWRNNNVKQIVLFGDVSESSAILSDSLAWLAYQYDPELFIPYFSGFDLHDPGCLTVIKNNLEKGYFGLGEIAAASTASPVVSRVEWKAEHPMDGYLPQIYDLAAEYKAPLLLHIDPPGGMPVAKLEQALDEHPQTTFIFAHINAYNTSEEIDRLLSAHPNLYADFFAGFTMFNPAGGDAESFIPVMKKFPDRFMVSTDSGYGIESEKQAIEAIYRFIDLLDDPELARKIAHDNLDALIQAQPVTETQLDAIHKLELDTGVKYPKEELTKVKAGRILAEAGKG; from the coding sequence GTGGTAAATAACAGCCAGCAGCAAAAGGCTGCGGTTCAGAGCGGGGCATTACCATCACCGGAAATAACAGCAGGTGCACCAGCGGAGACTGAGGCTCCTGAAGCCACTGTAAACCCGGCCATAGCCAAGCAAAAAGAGCTGGAAGCATTAGCAGCAAAGTATAGCGGGCTCGGCTTGATCGATGCGCACAATCATGATGCCAGCGGCGCTAAGTACCTGGGGATGCTGTATACCTGGAGAAACAACAATGTGAAGCAAATCGTCCTTTTTGGCGATGTGTCAGAGTCGAGTGCAATTCTTAGCGACAGCTTAGCATGGCTCGCCTATCAGTATGATCCGGAATTGTTCATTCCATATTTCTCAGGATTCGATTTGCATGATCCCGGTTGTCTAACCGTTATCAAGAATAATTTGGAGAAAGGATATTTTGGCCTCGGAGAGATCGCTGCGGCTTCAACAGCGTCGCCAGTCGTGTCCAGAGTGGAGTGGAAAGCGGAGCATCCGATGGACGGCTACCTGCCGCAAATCTACGATTTGGCAGCAGAATACAAAGCACCGCTGCTGCTGCATATCGATCCGCCTGGCGGCATGCCGGTTGCCAAGCTGGAGCAGGCGTTAGATGAGCATCCGCAGACGACATTTATTTTTGCGCATATCAATGCCTATAATACCTCTGAGGAGATCGACCGGCTATTATCGGCTCATCCCAATTTGTATGCAGACTTTTTTGCCGGCTTCACGATGTTTAATCCGGCAGGCGGGGACGCTGAATCATTCATACCGGTCATGAAGAAATTCCCGGACCGTTTCATGGTCAGTACTGACTCCGGTTATGGAATCGAAAGTGAAAAACAGGCGATTGAAGCGATTTACCGGTTCATTGATCTGCTTGATGACCCAGAGCTTGCCCGTAAAATAGCCCATGACAACCTGGATGCCCTTATTCAGGCCCAGCCAGTTACTGAAACGCAGCTTGACGCTATACATAAGCTTGAACTCGATACCGGAGTGAAATATCCTAAGGAGGAGCTTACAAAGGTGAAAGCCGGACGGATTTTGGCGGAAGCCGGAAAGGGGTGA
- a CDS encoding ornithine carbamoyltransferase, with product MHFLDITHFTSEQILEIFELTDQLRYRTSEPLLQGKTMILFFPDTSLRTRISFEKGIRDLGGEYIMFPPEALEKKETPGDMVRYLENWGDGIIARYPDLSKLEELSAHATIPVINAMTSHNHPCEILADLYALRSTRDNYRDLTYTFVGPAGNISRTWMEAAKVLNLSFNHVCSADQRIDSDHPNYNFHNDLDSVLPESDVILTDSLPVTCLTQEYIGAYQITLDRMKRTRPGALLNPCPPFFRNEEVSEDVIASPYFAGFGFKKSLIYLQQAILLYCLSH from the coding sequence ATGCATTTTCTGGATATAACCCACTTCACCTCAGAGCAGATCCTGGAGATCTTTGAACTAACGGACCAATTGCGGTACAGAACCTCTGAGCCGTTGCTCCAAGGCAAAACCATGATACTGTTCTTCCCCGACACCAGTCTGCGGACCCGGATCAGCTTTGAGAAGGGTATCAGAGATTTAGGCGGAGAATATATTATGTTTCCTCCGGAAGCATTGGAGAAGAAAGAAACACCGGGCGACATGGTCCGCTATCTGGAGAATTGGGGTGACGGCATTATCGCCAGATATCCAGACTTGTCCAAGCTGGAAGAGCTGTCTGCACATGCTACCATTCCTGTGATTAATGCCATGACATCACATAATCACCCCTGTGAAATTCTGGCTGACCTGTACGCATTGCGGTCCACAAGGGACAACTACCGGGACCTAACCTATACCTTCGTAGGCCCGGCAGGCAATATATCCAGAACCTGGATGGAAGCCGCCAAGGTGCTGAACCTCTCGTTCAATCACGTATGCTCTGCTGACCAAAGAATAGATTCTGACCACCCGAACTATAATTTCCATAACGACCTGGACAGCGTCCTGCCGGAGAGCGATGTTATTCTCACCGATTCTTTGCCAGTGACATGCCTGACCCAGGAGTATATTGGCGCCTATCAAATTACTTTGGACCGAATGAAACGGACCCGGCCAGGGGCACTATTAAATCCTTGCCCCCCATTTTTCCGTAATGAGGAAGTAAGTGAAGATGTGATTGCTTCCCCTTATTTTGCCGGATTCGGTTTCAAGAAAAGTCTGATCTACCTCCAGCAAGCCATCCTCCTTTACTGCTTGTCCCACTAA
- a CDS encoding SDR family NAD(P)-dependent oxidoreductase — MKVRLLCVLTALVQLGTYSASKHAIEAIAQTLKQELAEFGIHVATINPGPYKTGFNNMMFEDLE; from the coding sequence TTGAAGGTTAGACTACTCTGTGTCCTGACGGCCTTGGTTCAGCTAGGTACCTATAGTGCGTCCAAGCATGCGATTGAAGCGATCGCCCAGACACTTAAGCAGGAGCTGGCCGAATTCGGCATCCATGTAGCGACCATTAATCCGGGACCCTATAAGACAGGGTTCAATAATATGATGTTTGAAGATTTGGAATGA
- a CDS encoding RNA polymerase sigma factor: protein MKEQENTELIIAEVLAGNREAFSVLVDQYKSGLYRLLLGLGASHQDAQDLAQETFIQAYQKLRSHNVQSSFAAWLYTIAINRFRSQKRRKAFSFSGGSILEERDQAPTPEERYMIKENKLELQKKLALLPERYRIVLLLRYTNELTYEEIAAITGMTLHQVKNRLHRARLKLKKQWPKPKEDTHEKIGLPHTR, encoded by the coding sequence ATGAAGGAGCAAGAGAACACCGAACTCATAATTGCCGAGGTGCTGGCCGGAAACCGTGAGGCCTTCTCTGTACTGGTAGACCAGTATAAATCCGGTTTATACCGTCTGCTACTGGGCCTCGGAGCGAGCCATCAGGATGCGCAGGATCTGGCGCAGGAAACTTTCATTCAGGCCTATCAGAAGCTGCGCAGCCATAATGTGCAGTCCAGCTTCGCTGCCTGGCTCTACACCATTGCCATCAACCGGTTCAGATCCCAGAAGCGGCGCAAGGCATTTTCTTTCTCGGGAGGCTCCATTCTGGAGGAGAGGGATCAGGCCCCGACACCTGAAGAGCGGTATATGATCAAGGAAAACAAGCTGGAGCTGCAAAAGAAGCTGGCCCTGCTTCCGGAACGCTACCGGATCGTCCTGCTGCTGCGTTATACCAACGAATTAACCTACGAGGAGATTGCCGCCATCACGGGAATGACACTGCATCAGGTGAAGAACCGTCTGCACCGCGCCCGCTTGAAGCTCAAAAAACAATGGCCGAAACCGAAGGAGGATACCCATGAAAAAATCGGATTACCGCACACACGATAA
- a CDS encoding L,D-transpeptidase family protein: protein MVVVEAKSVNSCTGQLSLHQKIDGQWTTVFSGIPVTLGSNGIGKTREGDGRTPSGIYKLGSGFGTTANPGGLLISYTRTTKQDFWINDPLSLQYNQWVSYAGNPNQRWKSYERLQQPLYKYAIVLRYNDDPPVPGKGSAIFLHIWRGQGKPTAGCIAMSEQHLLKLMRLLDPALSPAIAIGISG, encoded by the coding sequence ATGGTTGTTGTCGAAGCGAAATCTGTGAATTCCTGCACCGGACAGCTGTCGCTGCACCAGAAAATAGACGGGCAGTGGACAACCGTCTTCTCCGGCATTCCCGTTACCCTGGGCAGCAACGGCATCGGCAAGACGAGAGAAGGTGACGGCCGGACGCCCTCCGGCATCTATAAGCTTGGCTCAGGCTTCGGAACTACTGCTAATCCCGGTGGACTCCTGATCTCCTATACAAGAACAACCAAACAGGACTTCTGGATCAATGATCCGCTCTCCCTACAGTACAATCAATGGGTGTCCTATGCCGGGAACCCGAATCAGCGCTGGAAGTCCTATGAACGGCTCCAGCAGCCGCTTTATAAATACGCCATCGTTCTGCGCTATAATGATGATCCGCCCGTGCCCGGGAAAGGCAGTGCCATCTTTCTGCATATCTGGAGGGGGCAGGGTAAGCCGACAGCCGGCTGCATCGCCATGTCGGAGCAGCATCTGCTCAAGCTGATGAGGCTGCTGGACCCTGCCCTGTCCCCGGCTATTGCCATCGGCATCTCCGGCTGA